One window of Hylemonella gracilis genomic DNA carries:
- a CDS encoding PhzF family phenazine biosynthesis protein yields MKLTLYVVDAFTSELFKGNPAAVVPLREWLPPALMQAIAMENNLSETAFFVQAADGRFDIRWFSPFKEIDFCGHATLASAFVLVESGVSSLITFRAPAVGELPVVRMPDGRMEMSFPSRLPTPVDEVPQALRSGLPLAPVAVLRNAQAWFAVYESEAQVRALRPDFGQLAQLGPLDVTVTAPGADCDFVSRYFWPANGGEEDPMTGSIHAGLAPYWAQRLGKTDLRARQLSRRTGTLGCRVEGQRVHVSGTAVQYLRGEIEV; encoded by the coding sequence ATGAAATTGACCCTGTACGTCGTTGACGCCTTCACGTCCGAGTTGTTCAAAGGCAATCCGGCGGCGGTGGTGCCCCTACGGGAATGGCTGCCGCCAGCGCTGATGCAGGCCATCGCGATGGAGAACAACTTGTCCGAGACGGCCTTCTTCGTGCAGGCGGCGGACGGCCGTTTCGACATCCGATGGTTTTCGCCCTTCAAGGAAATCGACTTCTGTGGGCACGCTACGCTGGCCAGCGCCTTCGTGCTCGTCGAGTCCGGCGTGTCGTCCCTCATCACCTTCCGCGCGCCAGCGGTGGGTGAGCTGCCGGTCGTGCGCATGCCTGATGGCCGCATGGAAATGAGTTTCCCGAGTCGTCTGCCCACGCCGGTGGATGAGGTACCCCAGGCCTTGCGCTCCGGTCTGCCGCTGGCGCCGGTGGCCGTTCTGCGCAATGCGCAGGCCTGGTTCGCCGTCTATGAGAGCGAGGCGCAGGTGCGAGCTTTGCGTCCGGATTTCGGGCAGCTGGCGCAGCTGGGGCCGCTGGACGTGACGGTGACCGCGCCCGGCGCGGACTGTGATTTCGTGTCGCGTTATTTCTGGCCAGCCAATGGCGGTGAGGAAGACCCGATGACCGGCTCCATCCACGCGGGCTTGGCGCCTTACTGGGCCCAGCGGCTGGGAAAGACCGACTTGCGGGCCCGGCAGCTGTCCCGGCGCACCGGCACCCTGGGTTGTCGCGTCGAGGGCCAGCGCGTGCATGTGTCGGGCACGGCCGTGCAGTACCTGCGGGGCGAGATCGAAGTCTGA
- a CDS encoding LysE family translocator, which translates to MTMMDTVSTHAFSWMQPALLGPLALFTFISSITPGPNNTMLAASGLNFGLRRTWPHVWGVNLGFVAMLVLIGLGMGAVFVRYPWLQPVLKYVSAVYLLFLAWKIANAAPPRQPQDGATPSRPMTFVQAALFQWVNPKAWVMTTGMVSAYVPPGDAFWGHLGLAALIAMGVGMPCITIWAAFGSALRRWLHRPRMIRAFNWTMAALLVLSIGFSVA; encoded by the coding sequence ATGACGATGATGGACACGGTTTCGACGCACGCTTTTTCCTGGATGCAACCCGCCCTGCTCGGGCCGCTGGCGCTGTTCACCTTCATCAGCTCCATCACGCCGGGGCCGAACAACACCATGCTGGCGGCCTCGGGGCTGAATTTCGGCCTGCGCCGCACCTGGCCCCATGTCTGGGGCGTGAACCTGGGCTTCGTCGCGATGCTGGTGCTGATCGGACTGGGCATGGGTGCTGTTTTCGTCCGCTACCCTTGGCTGCAGCCGGTCCTGAAGTACGTGAGCGCGGTCTATCTGCTGTTCCTGGCCTGGAAGATCGCGAACGCCGCGCCACCCCGGCAGCCACAGGACGGGGCCACGCCAAGCCGGCCCATGACTTTTGTGCAGGCGGCCCTGTTCCAATGGGTCAACCCCAAGGCCTGGGTCATGACGACGGGCATGGTGTCCGCTTACGTGCCGCCGGGCGACGCCTTCTGGGGGCATCTGGGGCTGGCCGCGCTCATCGCCATGGGGGTGGGCATGCCCTGCATCACCATTTGGGCCGCCTTTGGCAGCGCCCTGCGCCGCTGGTTGCACCGGCCGCGCATGATCCGCGCCTTCAACTGGACCATGGCCGCGCTGCTGGTGCTATCGATCGGGTTTTCCGTGGCCTAG
- a CDS encoding symmetrical bis(5'-nucleosyl)-tetraphosphatase: MAHYLIGDVQGCDAALGRLLTAVDYSPSRDTLWLLGDLVNRGPSSAAVLRRLMRYEGAARCLLGNHDLHLLAVSLGVRRAHRGDTVDDILDAPDRDVLLGWVRHQSLALGATLEGHDFLMVHAGVLPQWSAAQTLALAAEVQDVLASPDWSTFIRRMYGNEPVAWRDDLQGDDRLRVIVNALTRLRFCTPEGAMEFSAKEGLDTAPAGYLPWFEVPGRRTASEDVTLAFGHWSTLGLAEPQNVFRRARLWALDSGCIWGGQLSALRVMPDVAATHVLIQEDCEPARKPF; the protein is encoded by the coding sequence ATGGCTCACTACTTGATCGGCGACGTGCAAGGCTGCGATGCCGCGCTCGGCCGCCTCCTTACCGCCGTCGACTATTCCCCCAGCCGCGACACCCTCTGGCTGCTGGGTGACCTCGTCAACCGTGGCCCGTCCTCGGCCGCCGTGCTGCGTCGTCTCATGCGCTACGAAGGCGCGGCGCGCTGCCTGCTCGGCAACCATGACTTGCACCTGCTGGCCGTCTCGCTGGGCGTGCGCCGCGCCCACCGCGGCGACACGGTGGACGACATCCTGGACGCGCCCGACCGCGACGTGCTGCTGGGCTGGGTACGCCATCAGTCCCTGGCCCTGGGTGCGACGCTGGAGGGCCATGACTTCCTGATGGTCCACGCGGGCGTGCTGCCGCAATGGAGCGCGGCGCAGACCCTCGCACTGGCCGCTGAAGTGCAGGACGTGCTGGCGAGCCCCGACTGGTCGACCTTCATCCGTCGGATGTATGGCAACGAACCGGTCGCCTGGCGCGACGACCTGCAAGGCGACGACCGCCTGCGCGTGATCGTCAACGCCCTGACGCGCCTGCGCTTTTGCACGCCCGAAGGCGCGATGGAGTTCAGCGCCAAGGAAGGTCTGGACACCGCGCCAGCGGGTTACCTGCCCTGGTTCGAGGTACCGGGCCGGCGCACGGCGAGCGAAGACGTGACCCTCGCCTTCGGTCACTGGTCCACGCTGGGCTTGGCCGAACCGCAGAACGTGTTCCGCCGCGCCCGCCTGTGGGCCCTGGACTCGGGCTGCATCTGGGGTGGCCAGTTGAGCGCCTTGCGGGTCATGCCCGACGTCGCGGCCACGCATGTCCTGATACAGGAAGACTGCGAGCCGGCGCGCAAGCCTTTCTGA
- a CDS encoding Bug family tripartite tricarboxylate transporter substrate binding protein, with translation MKTIVPFAAGGGPDLLARKTGTKLTEVLGQSVVVENIVGAGGILAAQSAARAPADGYTLILGSSTQIVQKLMQPAVKYDPLQDFAPITCTGFSPALLVVAADAPWKTVQELVAAIRARPATLNYASGGIGSAAHLIGAALEQAMQVRATHVPYKGSVDIIPSILQGTTQFAFPIASTAIPQVLDGRVRALATTSAQRLAQFPQLPTLHEALGKEELALSSWSGVWAPAGTPSEVVDVLFRAYQKVYNDPSVRADHEAAGVLVALSASPADFGHFMAQETRRYERIVKAARLSTT, from the coding sequence GTGAAAACCATCGTGCCCTTCGCGGCCGGTGGTGGCCCCGATCTGCTGGCCCGCAAGACGGGCACCAAGCTCACCGAGGTGCTGGGTCAGAGCGTGGTGGTGGAGAACATCGTGGGCGCGGGCGGCATTCTGGCCGCGCAGAGCGCGGCACGCGCGCCGGCCGACGGCTACACCTTGATCCTCGGTTCATCGACCCAGATCGTGCAAAAGCTCATGCAACCCGCTGTGAAATACGACCCACTACAGGATTTCGCGCCCATCACTTGCACGGGTTTCAGTCCCGCACTGCTGGTGGTGGCAGCCGACGCGCCGTGGAAAACGGTGCAGGAACTGGTGGCCGCCATCCGCGCCAGGCCGGCGACGCTCAACTACGCCTCGGGAGGCATCGGCAGCGCGGCGCACTTGATCGGCGCGGCGCTGGAGCAGGCAATGCAGGTGCGGGCCACGCATGTGCCCTACAAAGGTTCCGTGGACATCATTCCCAGCATCCTGCAGGGAACCACGCAGTTCGCCTTTCCCATCGCCTCCACTGCCATTCCGCAGGTGTTGGACGGGCGCGTGCGCGCCTTGGCCACCACAAGCGCCCAGCGCCTGGCCCAGTTTCCGCAACTGCCCACGTTGCACGAGGCACTCGGCAAGGAAGAGTTGGCGCTGTCGTCCTGGAGCGGCGTGTGGGCGCCCGCGGGCACCCCGAGCGAGGTGGTGGATGTGCTGTTTCGCGCCTACCAGAAGGTCTACAACGACCCGTCCGTGCGCGCCGACCACGAGGCCGCGGGCGTGCTGGTGGCGCTGAGCGCCTCGCCCGCCGACTTCGGCCACTTCATGGCGCAGGAGACACGCAGGTACGAACGCATCGTCAAGGCGGCCCGCCTGTCAACGACATGA
- a CDS encoding PLP-dependent aminotransferase family protein — protein MTVALPSNTPSPGPSAAASPFPPRPHLVHAADATLVAQLSHDLTRRIQDQGLRPGTRLPSIRQMAEQAGVSRFTVVEAYERLVAQGLVQSRRGAGFFVQARRAPLIDNNAKATKPIAPAQIDTRWMLRSMFGSTPIDGAMPGSAGLLPPDWLDLDLVAGALRSVGRTAQGPLLGYGHPQGYAPLRQQIAALLQTQNVPAHPDLHLLTTSGVTHGLDLVARLLVQPGDTVLVEDPAWYVVFGRLAAFGARLIGVPRGPNGPDVAWLEQAAAQHKPKLFITNSAVHNPTGYGLSAGAAYDILRVAEKHDFMVVEDLTYAELHANSGTRLTRLAELDRLNRVILAGGFAKTLAASLRVGWLAAKEDLVQRLSDIKMLGGLTSSELSERVVHRILADGAYRRHVERVRLRVDEARGRCLKRLLKLGYTVPNEPQAGMFIWADCGRDSEQLAREAADRGLLIPPGSLFSPTQAPSRMARISVTIVDEEKVWKELAALHKA, from the coding sequence ATGACAGTTGCCCTGCCCTCCAACACGCCCAGTCCCGGTCCATCCGCCGCGGCCTCGCCTTTCCCACCCAGGCCGCATCTCGTGCATGCGGCCGACGCCACCTTGGTCGCCCAGTTGAGCCACGACCTCACGCGCCGCATCCAGGACCAAGGCCTGCGCCCCGGCACGCGCCTACCCTCGATCCGCCAGATGGCCGAGCAGGCCGGCGTCAGCCGCTTCACCGTGGTTGAAGCCTATGAACGCCTGGTCGCGCAGGGCCTGGTGCAATCCCGCCGAGGGGCGGGCTTTTTCGTGCAGGCCCGTCGCGCGCCGCTGATCGACAACAACGCCAAGGCAACCAAGCCGATCGCACCCGCGCAGATCGACACACGCTGGATGCTGCGCAGCATGTTCGGCTCCACCCCCATCGATGGGGCCATGCCAGGCAGCGCGGGCCTGCTGCCGCCCGATTGGCTGGACCTGGATCTGGTGGCCGGCGCACTGCGCAGCGTGGGGCGCACGGCGCAAGGCCCTCTGCTGGGCTACGGGCATCCGCAAGGCTACGCACCCTTGCGCCAGCAAATCGCCGCCTTGCTGCAGACGCAGAACGTGCCGGCGCATCCGGACCTGCACCTGCTCACCACCAGTGGGGTGACGCACGGGCTGGACCTGGTGGCGCGGCTGCTGGTGCAACCCGGGGACACGGTGCTGGTGGAAGACCCCGCGTGGTACGTCGTCTTCGGGCGCCTGGCGGCCTTCGGCGCGCGCCTCATAGGCGTGCCGCGCGGGCCGAACGGCCCCGACGTGGCCTGGCTGGAACAGGCCGCCGCTCAGCACAAACCCAAGCTCTTCATCACCAACAGCGCGGTCCACAACCCCACCGGCTACGGCCTGTCCGCCGGCGCGGCCTACGACATCCTGCGCGTCGCCGAAAAACACGACTTCATGGTGGTGGAAGATCTGACCTACGCCGAATTGCATGCCAACAGCGGGACCCGCCTGACGCGGCTGGCCGAGCTGGACCGCCTGAATCGCGTCATCCTGGCCGGAGGTTTCGCCAAGACGCTGGCGGCGAGCTTGCGCGTGGGCTGGCTCGCCGCCAAGGAAGACTTGGTGCAGCGTCTGAGCGACATCAAGATGCTGGGCGGCCTCACGTCCAGCGAACTCAGCGAGCGCGTGGTCCACCGCATCCTGGCAGACGGCGCCTACCGCCGACATGTCGAGCGCGTTCGACTCCGGGTCGATGAAGCGCGAGGACGTTGCCTGAAGCGTCTGCTCAAACTCGGCTACACCGTGCCGAACGAGCCCCAGGCCGGCATGTTCATCTGGGCCGACTGCGGGCGCGACAGCGAACAATTGGCGCGCGAAGCAGCCGATCGCGGACTGCTGATCCCGCCCGGTTCACTCTTTTCCCCCACGCAGGCCCCCTCGCGCATGGCACGCATCTCGGTCACCATCGTGGACGAGGAAAAGGTGTGGAAGGAACTCGCTGCCTTGCACAAGGCGTAA
- a CDS encoding hemolysin family protein gives MDFLLIAFLIVLNGAFAMSEMALASSRRARLLAAAQSGDGGAKKALELMDNPNQFLSTIQIGITSIGVLNGIVGEAAFSDDLAELLQTLGVSAGASGVTATALVVTLITFVTIIFGELVPKRVGQLYPELVARWVSRPMGGLAMGAKPFVKLLSASTQAVLKLLRVPDVARGVTEEEIRHSLEEGVDAGLIEEHEHQMVRNVFRLDDRPLISMMAPRADIAWLDAGLTAAQCLEQLAHSSQTEQDAQQGEQESGSVHSWYPVCRGSLDDVVGQISVGALLALAQDAAHAVDPVERHAQAAVFVPETLSGMELVEQFRARSLRMMFVVDEYGAVQGLLTPADLLEAITGELQSAPVDAWATQRDDGSWLLDGVMPVDELKARFEIRELPDEDRGRYNTVAGLLLAVSGRLLKTGERVSCAGWEFEVVDLDGRRIDKVLATPLPPDAAPEDESQS, from the coding sequence ATGGACTTTCTGTTGATAGCTTTTTTGATCGTGCTCAATGGAGCCTTCGCCATGTCGGAAATGGCCCTGGCTTCCAGCCGCCGGGCGCGCCTGCTGGCGGCCGCCCAATCGGGCGATGGGGGCGCGAAGAAGGCGTTGGAGTTGATGGACAACCCCAACCAGTTCCTGTCCACCATCCAGATCGGCATCACCTCCATTGGGGTGCTCAACGGCATCGTGGGCGAGGCCGCCTTCAGCGACGACCTGGCCGAGCTGCTGCAAACCCTGGGCGTGAGCGCAGGCGCCTCGGGCGTTACTGCGACGGCGCTGGTCGTCACCCTCATTACCTTCGTGACCATCATCTTCGGTGAGTTGGTGCCCAAGCGGGTCGGCCAGCTGTATCCCGAACTGGTGGCGCGTTGGGTCTCGCGTCCCATGGGGGGGTTGGCCATGGGGGCCAAGCCCTTCGTGAAGCTGCTGTCGGCGAGCACCCAGGCCGTGCTGAAACTGCTGCGCGTGCCCGATGTGGCACGCGGTGTGACGGAGGAGGAGATCCGCCACAGTCTGGAAGAGGGTGTGGACGCGGGTCTGATCGAAGAGCACGAGCACCAGATGGTGCGCAATGTCTTCCGCCTGGACGATCGACCGCTGATTTCCATGATGGCACCGCGCGCGGACATTGCCTGGCTCGACGCCGGGCTCACCGCGGCGCAATGCCTGGAGCAACTCGCGCACAGCAGCCAGACCGAACAGGATGCCCAGCAGGGCGAGCAGGAAAGCGGCAGTGTGCATTCCTGGTACCCCGTGTGCCGGGGCTCGCTGGACGACGTGGTGGGGCAGATCAGCGTGGGCGCCCTGCTGGCCCTGGCCCAGGATGCGGCGCATGCCGTGGACCCGGTCGAGCGCCATGCCCAAGCGGCCGTTTTCGTGCCGGAGACACTTTCCGGCATGGAACTGGTCGAGCAGTTCCGCGCCCGTTCCCTGCGCATGATGTTCGTCGTCGACGAATATGGCGCGGTGCAAGGACTGCTGACACCCGCGGACTTGCTGGAGGCCATCACTGGCGAACTGCAATCGGCCCCGGTGGATGCCTGGGCCACGCAGCGCGACGACGGCTCCTGGCTGCTGGACGGCGTGATGCCGGTGGACGAGCTCAAGGCCCGCTTCGAGATCCGCGAGTTGCCGGACGAAGACCGGGGGCGCTACAACACCGTCGCTGGCCTGCTGCTGGCCGTCAGCGGACGCCTGCTCAAGACGGGCGAGCGCGTGAGTTGCGCGGGGTGGGAGTTCGAGGTGGTGGACCTGGATGGCCGACGCATCGACAAGGTGCTCGCCACGCCCCTGCCGCCCGACGCCGCACCGGAGGACGAGTCGCAGTCCTGA
- a CDS encoding DMT family transporter, producing the protein MPAPASASAAPPVASSATPWEGYGFGLLGVLIFSLTLPMTRMVVAEWPPLLVGLGRALVAALPAAVLLAVNCSRLPRREEWPGVLGAALGIVIGWPLLSTLALQSVSASHGAVFNGLLPLSTALFATWRSGEKPARAFWAWAAVGAVLVTGFGLLQGQGALQAGDAWLLLAVVAGGLGYAEGARAARTLGGGRTICWALVVSAPLIAVPVAWMLGDAAEAARASGIVTSHRALLAFAWLSFGSMFLGFFAWYRGLAVGGIARVGQVQLLQPFLTVLACALLFGEPVSTETWGFAVAVIGVIVGGRRALRGASAQPIPQAKS; encoded by the coding sequence ATGCCGGCCCCCGCCTCCGCTTCCGCCGCCCCGCCCGTGGCGTCGTCGGCCACGCCCTGGGAAGGGTATGGTTTTGGCCTGTTGGGGGTGCTGATCTTCAGTCTCACCCTGCCCATGACACGCATGGTCGTGGCCGAATGGCCACCCTTGCTGGTCGGTCTGGGGCGGGCCCTGGTAGCGGCCTTGCCCGCGGCGGTTTTGCTGGCTGTCAACTGCAGCCGCCTGCCCCGGCGCGAGGAATGGCCCGGCGTGCTGGGTGCGGCGCTGGGCATCGTGATCGGCTGGCCCCTGCTGTCCACCCTTGCCTTGCAGAGCGTGTCCGCCTCGCACGGCGCGGTCTTCAACGGCCTGCTGCCGCTGTCCACCGCCCTGTTCGCGACCTGGCGCAGCGGCGAGAAACCCGCGCGGGCCTTCTGGGCCTGGGCGGCGGTGGGTGCGGTGCTGGTCACCGGGTTTGGCTTGCTGCAAGGGCAAGGCGCCTTGCAGGCCGGTGATGCGTGGTTGCTGCTGGCGGTGGTGGCCGGGGGTCTGGGTTACGCCGAGGGCGCGCGGGCCGCGCGCACGCTGGGAGGAGGGCGCACGATCTGCTGGGCCTTGGTGGTCAGCGCGCCGCTGATCGCCGTGCCCGTGGCCTGGATGCTGGGCGACGCGGCCGAGGCCGCGCGGGCCAGCGGCATCGTCACCTCCCATCGTGCCTTGCTGGCCTTTGCCTGGCTCTCTTTCGGTTCCATGTTCCTGGGTTTCTTCGCCTGGTACCGTGGCCTGGCCGTGGGGGGCATCGCCCGGGTGGGGCAGGTGCAGCTGCTGCAGCCCTTCCTGACCGTGCTGGCTTGCGCGCTCCTGTTTGGTGAACCGGTGAGCACCGAGACCTGGGGGTTCGCGGTGGCGGTGATCGGGGTCATCGTGGGCGGGCGACGGGCCTTGCGCGGCGCCAGCGCGCAGCCGATCCCGCAAGCAAAATCATGA
- a CDS encoding LysR family transcriptional regulator: protein MHTDPVLASRVGHLRLRDLLLLDHIADTGSLRRTAERLNVTQPAITQALQGLEAAFGVALVERQARGATLTSAGQAALQRLRAARHELLAAQAAAQMSAHPTLHVGCVPVAALRFMPPALAALQRDAPHIRVELHEATVAPLWQALRAGSLDAILCRLPPPDQQELMLDDADVHLVGDEHFAFVVGPGHRAARGRQTLRSLAGQAWALPARASLTRRAFDQLYLDAGLAPPTPAVTSVSFHTNLHLAATGRFITVAPQSVLLRYVSALGLTPLRVPAPRGAGRLAWVVRASRRHDPLLVALTACIIEAAKGGA, encoded by the coding sequence ATGCACACCGACCCCGTTCTTGCCAGTCGTGTCGGCCACCTGCGGCTGCGTGATCTGCTGCTGCTCGACCACATCGCCGACACCGGCTCGCTGCGGCGCACCGCCGAGCGGCTGAACGTGACGCAACCTGCCATCACCCAGGCACTGCAAGGCTTGGAAGCGGCCTTCGGCGTGGCGCTGGTCGAACGGCAGGCGCGCGGCGCCACGCTCACGTCAGCCGGCCAAGCGGCGTTGCAGCGTCTGCGCGCCGCGCGGCACGAACTGCTGGCGGCCCAGGCTGCCGCGCAGATGTCGGCTCACCCGACGCTGCATGTCGGTTGCGTGCCCGTGGCGGCGCTGCGCTTCATGCCGCCCGCGCTGGCGGCCCTGCAGCGCGACGCGCCGCACATCCGCGTGGAACTGCATGAGGCCACCGTGGCCCCGCTGTGGCAGGCCTTGCGCGCGGGCTCGCTGGACGCCATCCTCTGCCGCTTGCCGCCGCCCGATCAGCAGGAACTGATGCTCGACGATGCGGACGTGCATCTGGTGGGCGACGAACACTTCGCCTTTGTCGTCGGCCCCGGCCACCGCGCCGCGCGTGGCCGGCAGACGCTGCGCAGCCTGGCCGGGCAAGCCTGGGCGCTGCCAGCGCGCGCGAGCCTCACGCGGCGCGCGTTCGACCAGCTCTACCTCGACGCCGGCCTGGCCCCGCCCACCCCGGCGGTGACCTCGGTGTCGTTTCACACCAACCTGCATCTGGCGGCCACGGGCCGTTTCATCACGGTGGCGCCGCAGTCGGTGCTGCTGCGCTACGTGTCCGCGCTGGGCCTGACGCCGCTGCGTGTGCCCGCGCCGCGCGGCGCGGGGCGACTGGCCTGGGTGGTCCGCGCGAGCCGACGGCACGACCCGCTGCTCGTGGCCCTGACAGCGTGCATCATCGAGGCCGCGAAGGGCGGCGCATGA
- a CDS encoding DEAD/DEAH box helicase, translating into MNDEIRAESPELASPAPKRYADLTLAEPLKRAVADMGYETMTPIQAQAIPVVLAGQDVMGAAQTGTGKTAAFSLPLLQRLLKHENASTSPARHPVRALVLLPTRELADQVAQQVKMYAKYTHLRSAVVFGGMDMKPQTLELKKGVEVLVATPGRLLDHIEAKNAVLNQVEYVVLDEADRMLDIGFLPDLQRILSHLPKQRTTLLFSATFSPEIKRLASSYLQNPITIEVARSNATAATVEQHFYSVGEDDKRHALRQVLRNKNLKQAFVFVNSKLGCARLARALERDGLKTAALHGDKSQDERLKALDAFKKGEVDLLVCTDVAARGLDIKDVPAVFNMDIPFNAEDYVHRIGRTGRAGAQGVAVSFVSPRDVKSVAEIEKLIKTKIEIEPVEFDEDRPDIRRQGRFNEGHRLYEREPGREDGRDERGERPRERGPERSDGGAPRRRDTPRPASRSAVAQADPFFDRPYEVAATEAAAEPAPWEAATKPVTNRGNLSTNIRPKLKLAALFKQS; encoded by the coding sequence ATGAATGACGAAATTCGTGCTGAATCCCCCGAGCTCGCATCTCCGGCCCCCAAGCGCTACGCTGACTTGACCCTGGCCGAGCCGCTCAAGCGCGCCGTGGCCGACATGGGCTATGAAACCATGACGCCCATCCAGGCCCAGGCCATCCCCGTGGTGCTGGCGGGCCAGGACGTGATGGGCGCGGCCCAGACGGGCACCGGCAAGACGGCGGCTTTCTCCCTGCCCCTGCTGCAACGCCTGCTCAAGCACGAAAACGCCTCGACCTCCCCGGCCCGCCACCCGGTGCGCGCCCTGGTGCTGTTGCCCACGCGCGAACTGGCCGACCAGGTGGCGCAGCAGGTCAAGATGTACGCCAAGTACACCCATCTGCGCAGTGCCGTGGTCTTCGGTGGCATGGACATGAAGCCCCAGACCCTCGAACTCAAGAAGGGCGTGGAAGTGCTGGTGGCCACCCCGGGCCGCCTGTTGGACCACATCGAGGCCAAGAACGCGGTGCTCAACCAGGTCGAGTACGTGGTGCTGGACGAGGCCGACCGCATGCTGGACATCGGCTTCCTGCCTGACCTGCAGCGCATCCTCAGCCACTTGCCCAAGCAGCGCACCACGCTGCTGTTCAGCGCGACCTTCTCGCCCGAGATCAAACGCCTGGCCTCGAGCTATCTGCAGAACCCCATCACCATCGAGGTTGCGCGTTCCAATGCGACGGCCGCGACGGTGGAGCAGCATTTCTACAGCGTGGGCGAGGACGACAAGCGTCATGCCCTGCGTCAGGTGCTGCGCAACAAGAACCTCAAGCAGGCCTTTGTCTTCGTCAACAGCAAGCTGGGCTGCGCCCGGCTGGCCCGTGCGCTGGAGCGCGATGGCCTGAAAACCGCGGCCCTGCACGGCGACAAGAGCCAGGATGAACGCCTGAAGGCGCTGGACGCCTTCAAGAAAGGCGAGGTCGATCTGCTGGTCTGCACCGACGTGGCCGCGCGCGGCCTGGACATCAAGGATGTGCCCGCGGTGTTCAACATGGACATCCCCTTCAACGCCGAAGACTACGTGCACCGCATCGGCCGCACGGGCCGTGCGGGCGCCCAAGGCGTGGCGGTGAGCTTCGTGTCGCCGCGGGACGTGAAGTCGGTGGCCGAGATCGAAAAGCTGATCAAGACCAAGATCGAGATCGAGCCGGTCGAGTTCGACGAGGACCGTCCGGACATCCGTCGCCAAGGCCGCTTCAACGAAGGGCACCGCCTTTATGAGCGGGAGCCTGGCCGTGAGGACGGGCGCGACGAGAGGGGTGAACGTCCCCGGGAGCGTGGTCCTGAGCGGAGTGATGGCGGCGCGCCGCGCCGGCGCGATACGCCGCGTCCCGCCTCGCGATCCGCTGTCGCCCAGGCTGACCCATTCTTCGACCGTCCCTACGAAGTCGCCGCGACCGAGGCGGCGGCCGAGCCCGCGCCCTGGGAAGCGGCGACCAAGCCGGTCACCAACCGTGGCAATCTGTCGACCAACATCCGCCCCAAGCTCAAATTGGCGGCGCTGTTCAAGCAGTCCTGA
- a CDS encoding CoA transferase, whose protein sequence is MSTTQDCVMRPLAGLQVVDFSHVIAGPLASFYLAQLGAIVVKVEAPGGDVMRGAAQGATQFTAFNAGKQCRTIDLHTEAGRAEALALAEHCDVLVDNFRPGVLERVGLGHAAVRERNPRLISCAISGYGTQHAPWAERGAYDHVIQALTGMAMLAGSEGEPPVKTGFPVVDVMTGVLAAFAITAAVQERARTGQGRHVDVSMWAAALQLMYPFSVDAMAGGGAPARVGNKGYSGSPAAEYFEARDGWIAVGANTAPQIARLYEVLGWPAEQATEDLAQGQGFARARDPEAFRARLAAALRTRTAQEWEDALHTAGVPAARVRTLDAFVRDAQSAGALLPQWLELDGVRVPSPGLGWTSMPT, encoded by the coding sequence ATGAGCACGACACAGGATTGCGTCATGCGGCCCCTCGCGGGTCTGCAGGTGGTCGACTTCAGCCATGTGATCGCCGGTCCGCTGGCGAGTTTCTATCTGGCTCAGCTGGGCGCGATCGTGGTCAAAGTCGAGGCGCCCGGCGGCGACGTGATGCGCGGCGCGGCGCAGGGCGCGACACAGTTCACGGCCTTCAACGCCGGCAAGCAATGCCGCACCATCGATCTGCACACCGAGGCCGGTCGCGCCGAGGCGCTGGCGCTGGCCGAGCATTGCGATGTGCTCGTGGACAACTTCCGTCCCGGCGTGTTGGAACGCGTGGGCCTGGGCCACGCGGCGGTGCGTGAGCGCAACCCGCGTCTCATCTCCTGCGCCATTTCGGGCTACGGCACCCAGCATGCTCCTTGGGCGGAACGTGGCGCCTATGACCACGTGATACAGGCCCTCACGGGCATGGCCATGCTGGCGGGCAGCGAAGGCGAACCCCCGGTGAAGACGGGCTTTCCCGTCGTGGACGTGATGACCGGGGTGCTCGCGGCCTTCGCCATCACCGCTGCCGTGCAGGAGCGCGCCCGCACCGGTCAAGGCCGGCATGTGGATGTGTCCATGTGGGCCGCGGCGCTGCAACTCATGTACCCCTTCAGCGTGGACGCGATGGCCGGTGGCGGCGCGCCAGCCCGCGTGGGCAACAAGGGCTACTCGGGCAGCCCGGCGGCGGAATACTTCGAGGCGCGCGATGGCTGGATCGCAGTGGGTGCCAACACGGCGCCGCAGATCGCACGGCTTTACGAGGTGCTGGGCTGGCCGGCCGAGCAGGCGACGGAAGATCTGGCGCAAGGGCAGGGTTTCGCCCGCGCGCGCGATCCCGAGGCCTTTCGCGCCCGACTGGCCGCCGCCTTGCGCACGCGCACCGCGCAGGAATGGGAAGACGCCTTGCACACCGCCGGCGTACCCGCCGCCCGCGTGCGCACGCTGGACGCCTTTGTGCGCGATGCGCAGTCGGCAGGCGCGCTGCTGCCGCAATGGCTGGAATTGGACGGTGTGCGGGTGCCCAGCCCCGGCCTGGGTTGGACCAGCATGCCGACGTGA